The following coding sequences lie in one Hippopotamus amphibius kiboko isolate mHipAmp2 chromosome 7, mHipAmp2.hap2, whole genome shotgun sequence genomic window:
- the LOC130857738 gene encoding 60S ribosomal protein L39-like produces the protein MSSHKTFRIKRFLAKKQKQNCPISQWIQMKTGNKIRYNSNRRYWRRIKPGL, from the coding sequence ATGTCTTCTCACAAGACTTTCAGGATCAAACGATTCCTGGccaagaaacagaagcagaattgTCCCATTTCCCAATGGATTCAAATGAAAACTGGTAATAAAATCAGGTACAACTCCAACAGAAGATATTGGAGAAGAATCAAGCCAGGTCTATAA